GGTCATCACCATCAGTCGGTCTCCTTCGAGGTCAGGCGGTAGAAGAGGAAGGAGGCGATGCCGAGGATGAGGGCGAGGAGGACGGAGAGCGCGGCCGCGTAGTGGTAGTTGTTGGCGTTGAACGCCTGGTTGTAGATGACCATGATCGGCGTGAAGGCGTCACTCACGGTCTGCGGGGTGACGTTGCGGAACAGGGCCGGCTCGTTGAAGATCTGCAGCATCTGGATGATCGAGAGCAGACCGGTGAGGACGAGCGCGCCGCGTACGTGCGGGATCTTGATGGAGAGGGCGATGCGCTTCTCCGAGGCGCCGTCGAGGCGGGCTGCCTCGAAGAGCTCGCGGGGTACGGACTGCAGTGCGGCGTAGATGATCACCATGTTGTAGCCGATGCCGTGCCAGGTCAGCAGATTGCCGATGGACGGCCAGACCATCGAGGGCGCGAAGAAGTCCCACGACGCCCCGAAGAGACGGCCGAGCGAGGTCAGCGGGCCGACGTCGGGGCTGTAGAGGTTGACCCAGACGACGGCGGCGACCACGCCGGGGATCATGTACGGGACCAGGAGCAGGATGCGGAGCCGGCTTGCCGCCCGGGAGGTCAGCGCGTCCAGGAACAGGGCGAGGAGCAGGCTGATCGCGAGCATCACGGGGATCTGGACGCAGGCGAACAGGACCACGCGCAGGACCGAGCCCATGAAGGCCGAATCGGTCAGTCCCTGCTGGTAGTTGGCGAGACCGGTGAACTTCGTCGTCGCGCCGCCGAGGCCGAGTCCTGACTGCTGCTCGCGGAAGAGCGACTCGTAGACGGCGTAGCCGATCGGGACCGCGTAGATGAAGAGGAAGCCGAGCTGGAAGGGCACCGTGAAGGCGGCGCCCTTCCAGCGCTGGGAGCGGATCATCGGGTCTGCCCCTCAGCCCTCGACGCTGATGCCGCGGGACTTCAGGTCCTTGACCGTCCACTCCTGCATGTGTGCGAGGAGGTCGGTGACCTTCTGTTCCTTGGAGACGACCTTGGCCCAGCCGGTGGCCAACTCGGTGAACATCGCGGTCCAGTTGGGGCCGAAGGTCCAGTCGGTGGTGACGGTGGGGAGGCTGTCCGTGACCGTCTTCTTGGCGGGTTCGTAGTTCGGGCCGAGGAGCTTGGCGGAGATCGCCTTGTCGACGTAGCTCTGGCTGTCGGCGAGGGCGGGCATCACGCCGTTGCCGGTCTCCGGGTTGGCCATCGTGCCGACGGCGCCGGTGTCGGTGGACATCCAGAGGGCGGCCTCGGCGGCCTGCTTCTGGTTCTTGCACTGCTTGGTGACGAGGGTGACGCCGCCGCTCTGGTTGGTGCCGGCCGGGGTCTTGGCCGCTTCGCCGGTGAACGTCGGCCAGGGGGACAGGGCCCACTTTCCGTTCGACTTGGTGAAGTTCTGCACCATGCCGGCCATCTGCCAGGTGGAGATCTGCCGGGTCGCCGTGCCGCCGGTGTCGTAGTTGCGCTGGACGGCGGCGTAGTCGGCGAAGGAGAGCGTGGAGTCGAGGTCGTTGTCGACGATCTCCTGGATGACCTGGGCGGCCTTGAGGGTGCCGGGGTCCTGGAAGTTCACCTTCCAGGAGTCTCCGTCGATGGCGTACCAGTGGGCACCGGCCTGCATGGCGAGCACCTCCAGGGTGCTCGGGTCCTCGCCCGCGTAGTTGGTGAGGTGGATGCCGTGCTTCTTGAGCACCTTGCCGGCGGCTATGAAGTCGTCCCAGGTGGCAGGGGCCTTGAGGCCGTACTTGGTGAAGAGGTCGGTGCGGAGAATCGTGAAGGCCGGGGCCGAACTGGTCGGGACGCCGTACGACTTGCCCTGGACCTGGGCGCTCGCCCAGGAGCCCGCGTTGAACGTGGACTTGGCGGAGGAGACGTACGGGGTGATGTCGGCCAGGGCGCCCTGGGAGACCAGTGTCGTCACGTACTCGGCGGTGTTCTGCACCAGACAGGGCGCGTTGCCTGCCTTGACCGCGTTGGCGAGCTGCTTCTGCATCGTCAACTGGTCGGTGACCTTGGTGTACTTGAGCCGGATGTCCTTGTGGGCGGCGTTGAACGCCTTGACCACCTCCGGCTGTCCGTTGGCCCAGCCCCAGAAGGGGAGGGTGACGGGGCCGCCCGATCCCGATGACGCCTTGTCGCCGGAGCCCGATCCGCCGCAGGCGGAGAGCAGTCCGGTCAGGGCGAGGCCGGTTGCCGCGGCTCGGACGAGCTTGCTCCTGGAACTGGTGAAGTTCATCTGACCGTGATCCTTCGGGAGTACTGGCGGGTGGTCAACGCGCAACATATAGAAACCGGTTGGCGTGGACGCTAGGCCCATCAGGGAGTCCCTAGCAAGGGGAGATGACGAAATTGTTTCGCCTGCCGTGAGTCGTTCGGCCTGTCGGACGCCTGGGCGGCGTTGCAGGTGATGTGCCGCCGGGGGCGCACGGCTTTCGCGTAATGCTGTCCGATCTCTTGACGCGTGCGACGGAACAGGAAGATGCTCTGCCGCATTGCCCGACAACCGGTTGCTGCCCTCGCCCTCGCAAGGAGCCTTCCATGAGCGTGCCCCAGAACCCCACCCGCCGTAGAACCCTCCAGGCCGCAGGCGCGACCGTCCTCGCCGCGGGCCTGTCGGGACTCACCGCACGTACCGCCGCCGCCGAGCCGGCCGGCGGCCATCACACCCCCGTACCGAAGCTGGTCACCTACCCCCGCCCCTCCACCATGCCGACCAACACCAGCTTCAAGGTGCGCGTCCGCTCCGTGCCCGACGGCGAGTGGCAGACCCTCGACATCTGGCGGCCCCAGCTGGAGGAGATCAACGCCGACACGGGCTCCGGCAAGGTCTACAACTCATCGATGGTGTACTTCGACTTCCGCGGCCCCGTCGAGCTGGAGATCATCTACGTTCCCGGCGGCACCACCAAGGCCCGCGTACGCCCCGACGCGCTGGGCATCACGCCCGAACTCCTCGGCGACACCATGCGGTTCACCCTCGAGACGCCGAAGGACATTGTCGTCCAGGTCAACGACCTGGTCTTCGACTGCCTGCACATCATCACCAACCGGGTCGACCCGCACCCGCCGGCCGCCGACGACCCCGACGTCATCTACTTCGGCCCCGGCGAGCACACCGTCCCCGGCAACGTCCTCACCGTCCCCAGCGGCAAGACCGTCCATCTCGCGGGCGGCGCGGTCCTCAAAGCGCAGGTCTTCTTCAAGAACGTCGAAAAGGCGGCCCTGACCGGCCACGGCATGCTCAACGCAGGACCCGGCGGAATCCTCTGCGAGGGCAGCAAGAACATCCGCGTACGCGACGTCATCATCATGAACCCGAACGGATACGCGGGCACGTTCGGGATGAGCGAGAACGTCCACGTCACCAAGGCCCGCTCCTTCAGCTCGAAGGGCAACGGCGACGGCTTCGACGTCTTCTCCTCCACCGACATCACCTTCGACGGCTGCTTCATGCGCAACTCCGACGACTGCTTCGCCATCTACTGCCACCGCTGGGACTACTACGGCGACACCCGCGACATCACCATCAAGAACTGCACCCTGTGGGCGGACGTCGCGCACCCCATCAACGTGGGCACGCACGGCAACAGCGACAACCCCGAGACGATCGAGAACCTCGTCATCCAGAACCTCGACATCCTCGACCACCGCGAGCCGCAGCTGAACTACCAGGGCTGCATCGCCCTGAACGTCGGCGACTCCAACCTCCTCAAGACCGTCCGGATCGAGGACATCCGGATCGAGGACTTCCGCTGGGGCCAGGTCATCTACATGAAGGTCATGTACAACACGAAGTACAACACCTCGGTCGGGCGCGGCATCAGCGACGTCTACGTCAAGAACCTCAGCTACACCGGCACCCACGCCCAGCCGTCGCTGTTCCTCGGCTACGACGCCGACCACGCCATCGACGGCGTCACCTTCGAGAACCTCGTCATCAACGGCACGGTCGTCGCCGACACGATGAAGAAGCCCACCTGGTACTACACGACCGACACCGTCCAGTGGTACGCCAACGAGCACGTCACCCACCTGAAGTTCCTCACCACCGCCGAGGCGGCCGCACTGTGACACCGCCCCTCGGCCGCCGCGCCCTGCTCCAGTCCTCCACGGCGCTGCTGCTCGCCGCGGGCACGAACAGCCTGTTCGTGCCCGCGGCGCGGGCCGCCCAACAGGCCGACTCCGAGGGCGAGTTCACCTTCTCCCACCCCGGCCTCCTGCACACCGCCGCCGACCTCGCCCGGATGAGGACCGCCGTCGCCGCGCAGGAGTCCCCGGTGTACGACGGCTACCTCGCGCTCGCCGCCCACGCCCGCTCCTCGGCGGCGTACCCCGTGCAGAACACCGGGCAGATCACCTCCTGGGGCCGCGGCCCCTCCAACTTCATGTCCCAGGCCGTCGCCGACTCGGCCGCCGCGTACCAGAACGCCCTCATGTGGTGCATCACCGGCGAGCGCGCCCACGCCGACAAAGCCCGCGACCTCCTCAACGCCTGGTCCGCCTCGCTCACCGCGATCACCGGCGCCGACGGCCCGCTCGGCGCGGGACTCCAGGCGTTCAAGTTCGTCAACGCCGCCGAACTCCTGCGCCACACCGGCTACGACGGCTGGGCGGACGCCGACGTCGCGCGCTGCGAGGAGTCGTTCCTGCGCGTCTGGTACCCGGCCGTCTCCGGCTACATGCTCTACGCCAACGGCAACTGGGACCTCACCGCCGTCCAGACCGTCCTGGCCATCGGCGTCTTCTGCGAACAGCGCACCCTCTTCGAGGACGCCCTGCGCTACGCCGCCGCCGGAGCGGGCGACGGCAGCGTGCCCCACCGCATCGTCACCGACGCAGGTCAGGGCCAGGAGTCGGGCCGCGACCAGGGCCACGAACAGCTCGCCGTCGGCCTGCTCACCGACGCCGCCCAGGTCGCCTGGGCCCAGGGGGTCGACCTCTACGGCCACCTGGACAACAGGATCCTCGCCAACGTCGAGTACGCCGCCCGCTACAACCTCGGCGGCGACGTCCCCTTCGTCCCCGACCTCGACCGCACCGGCAAGTACATCAAGACCGCCGTCTCCGCGACCTCGCGCGGCTCCATACCGCCGGTCTACGAGATGGCCTACGCGCACTACGCCGGAGTCCGCGGACTCGAAGCCCCCGCCACCCGGCAGCTCCTCTTCCGGGGCGCGGACGGCGCCCGTGCCGTCGAGGGCAGCAACGACGACCTGCCCTCCTTCGGGACGCTGGCCTACGCGGGCGCCGTCCGCGCCCCGGCCGCCCCCACCGCCCCCGCCGGGCTCTCGGCCACCGGCACCCGCGACGCGGTCACCGTGTCCTGGCTGCCGACTGCCTGGGCGGACACGTACACGGTGTGGCGCGCATCCGACCCCCAAGGGCCGTACGAGCGGCTGGAGTCGGGCGTCGAGGGGACCTCGTACGCCGACCGCTCGGTGCGCGCGGGCCGCACGTACCACTACACGGTCTCGGCGGTGAACTCCCTCTCGCAGAGCCCGAGTTCGGCCGTCATCAGTGCCGGTGCGGGTCTCCCCGGGCGCTGGGAATCGCACAACGTCGGCGACGTGCGCCGCGAGGGCGCGGCCCTCTTCGACGGGGAGCGGTTCGTCCTGGAGGCGGGTGGCGCGGACATCGGGTCCACCTCCGACGCCTTCCGCTTCGTCCATCTGCCGTTGCACGGCGACGGCACCGTCACCGCTCGCCTCGTCCAGCCGCTCAGCTCCCAGTACTCCAAGGCCGGAGTCATGATCCGCGGCTCCCTCGCGGCCGGCGCCCCGCACGCCTCGATGCTGATCCAGGGGCTGCCGCTGCACACCTGGAGCGGAGTGTGGACGGTGCGTTCCGCTCCGTCGGCGGCGACCACGGGCAGTGGTTCCACACCCGTACCGCCCGCGCAGCAGCAGGCGATCACCACCGCCGCCTCGTTCCCGATCTCCGACCTCGGTACGCTTCCCGGCTCGGCGACCCCGCTGAGCGCGCCGTACGTCGAAGGCGCGGGCGACGGCTACCGGCTGCGCGCCCCGTACTGGGTGCGCGTCACCCGCAAGGGATCCCGGTTCACCGGGGAGATCTCGCCGGACGGCGTGTACTGGACCCAAGTGGGCTCCACCGAGGTCGAGTTGGGCCGCTCGGTGTACGCGGGACTCGCCTTCACCTCCTGCCTGGGCGTCGATCAGGCCTACGCGGAGACGGGCACGGCCGCCTTCGACAATGTCATCGTCACCGGCTGGAGCGCGGGCCGCCCCTTCCGTACCGCCTCCGATCTGACCGCCGTCACCGGCGCCGACGCCGTCGAACTGGCCTGGACCGACCCCGACCCCTCCGCCCGCTACACCCTGCTCCGCGCCACCCGCCCGGACGGCCCGTACCGCACGCTCGCCACCGGAATCGGCCCGGTCGGCCTCGGTACGCGGCTGCGGTACGCGGACGCCACCGGGACCCCCGGGGAGACGTACCACTACACCGTCGCGAAGACCAACACCGTTGGCAGCGGCCCGCGTTCACGGTCCGCGGCCGCGCCCATGCCGACGCCCGCCGCACCCCTCCTCACCTCGCACGGCACCGCGTACGCGAACACCGGCGACGCCTTCCGCCATCAGCTGCGCGCCTCCCACGAGCCCGTACGCTTCACCGCGAGCGGCCTGCCGCGCGGTCTGCGGTTGAACCGGCGCACCGGACTGATCTCCGGGACACCCGCCGAGACCGGAACCTTCCCCGTCACCACCACGGCCGGCAACGCGGCCGGTGACGCCACCGGCGCGCTCGCCCTCACCGTTGGTGCGCCGCCACCCGCCCCCTGGACGTACGGCGACCTCGGCGACCCGGCCGCCGACGAGCGGACGCTCGGCACGCTCGGCGTCGTCGCGATACGGACGCCGGGATCGACCTCGTACGAGAACGGCACGTTCACCGTGCGCGGGGCGGGCGTCGATCTGAACACCAACGGCCAGGCGATGACAGGGCAGTTCGTACGCCGCCCCGTCACCGGCGACTGCGAGCTCACCGCCCGCCTCGTCTCCCGTACCGGCGCACCCGCCGACCGGGTCGGCCTGCTGATGGCCAAGTCCCTGTCCCCGTTCGACCAGGCGGCCGGCGTCATCGTCGCGGGCGGAACCGCCGCTCAGCTCATGCTGCGTACCAAAGTCGCGGGTGCATCCGCCTTCACGGGCAGCGCCACGGTAGCGGCCCCCTGCCTCCTGCGGCTGCGGCGCACCGGGGCGGCCTTCACCGCGTACGTCTCCGCCGACGACGGCGCCACCTGGACCCAGGTCGCCGCAGGTGAGATCCCCGGCTTCGGAGACGCCCCCTACGACGTGGGCCTGGTGGTCTGCTCCCGCAGCCCCCTGACCCTCGCCACCACCGTGTTCGGCGAGGTGACCGTCACCCCGCTCCCGTAATCCCCCCACCGAAGGAGCCCGGTCCATGAATCAACCGTCCCCCCACCCCACCCACCGCAAAACCGTGCTGAGCCGCCGCGGTCTGCTGAAGACCGCCGGCGGTCTCACCGCCGCACTCGCGGCGGGCTCGGCCACCACCGCGCTGACCTCCGCCACCGCCGACGCGGCACCCACCACCTGGACCCACCCCGGCATGCTGCACAACGCGGGCGACATCAACCGGGCGAAGGTGCGCGTCGCCGCGGGCACCGAGCCCTGGCTGTCCGGCTGGAACGTCCTCACCGCCAACGCGCACTCCGCGTCCACCTGGACCCCCAGCCCCAAGGAGACCGTGATCCGCGGTGGCACCGGAGAGAACTACGCCTCGCTCTACAACGACATCGCCGCCGCGTACCAGAACGCGCTGCGCTGGAAGGTCGCGGGCACCGAGGCCAACGCCCAGTGCGCCGCCACGATCCTCAACGCCTGGTCCTCGACGCTGACTTCGGTCACCGGCAACGCCGACCGTTTCCTCGCCGCAGGCATCTACGGCTGGGAGTTCGCCAACGCCGCCGAGCTGATGCGCGACTACGACGGCTTCGACCTCGCCGCCTTCCAGACGATGATGACCAACGTCTTCTACCCGCTCAACAACCAGTTCCTCACCGGCCACAACGACGCCTGCATCACCAACTACTGGGCCAACTGGGACCTGTGCAACATGGCGTCGATCATGGCCATCGGCATCCTCTGCGAGGACAGCGCCAAGTACGACCAGGCCGTCACCTACTTCAAGTCCGGTGCGGGCAACGGCGCGCTGGCCAAGGCCGTCCCCTTCCTCTACACCGACGACGACGACGGCTACGCACTCGGCCAGTGGCAGGAGTCGGGCCGCGACCAGGGCCACACCATGATGGGCATGGGCCAGATCGGCGCGATCTGCGAGATGGCCTGGAACCAGGGCGACGACCTCTACTCCTACGACGACCGCCGCGTCATGAAGGCCGCCCAGTACGTCGCCAAGTACAACCTCGGAAACGACGTCCCCTACACCACCTACAGCTGGGGCACCGGACAGAACTGCGCCTACAGCGAGCAGACCGTCATCTCGTCCGCCTCGCGCGGCCAGGTGCGCCCGGTCTGGGCGCTGCTGCACTTCCACTACAACCGGCGGCTGAACCTGGACGACAAGTACATCTCGCAGATGTACTACTCGCTCGCCCCCGAGGGCGGCGGCGGCAACTACGGCTCCACCAGCGGTGGTTACGACCAGCTCGGCTTCGGCACGCTGATGTACGCGAAGTAGCCGGTCGTCTCACCCGGTGAAGCGCGCCGTGGACTCCCGTACGACCACATGCGTGCCGAGCAGCAGATGCTCCGCCCCGCCGTCCGCATCCCGGTTCAGGGCTGTCCGGACGGCGAGGCGGCCCAGCTCCTCGTACGGGACGTGCACCGTGGTCAGCGGCGGGTGCAGATCGCGGGTGAAGGCGATGTCGTCGTACCCGGCGAGCGACACGTCACCGGGGACCGAGAGCCCCGCCTCGTGCAGCGCGGTGAGCGCGCCCGCCGCCACCATGTCCGTCGTCGCGAACACCGCGCTGAACTCCAGCCCGCGCTCGATGGCTTGGCGCATCAGCCGGTGGCCGCTGTCGCGGGTGAAGTCGCCGGGCAGCCGCAGTGCCGGGTCGGGCTCGATGCCCACGGCCCGGTGCGCGGAGGTGTAGCCGCGCTCGCGGCCCTGCAGGGTGGTGTTGTCGGGGGCGCCGCCGAGGAGCAGGATGCGGCGGTGGCCCTGGCCGAGGAGGTACGCGCACAGGGCGTGGGCGCCGCCCTCGTTGTCGTACTCGATGACGGTCGCGGGCACCTTCTCCGCCAGCGGGGGGCGCCCGCACAGTACGAGCCGGGAGCCGGAGGAGTGCAGGGCGTGCGCGGTGCGGGCCGTGCGCTCCTCGTAGCTCGGGGTGGAGTGCGCGCCGCCTACCAGGATCACGGCCGCGGCCCGCTGGGCGCGCATCATCTCCGTGAAGGCGAGCTGCTCGTCGGCATCCCCGTCGGTGCTGCACACCAGGCAGAGGTGGCCCATCTTGCGGGCCTCGCGCTCCACACCCTGTGCCATCTGCGCGAACGAGGGCCCGGTGATGTCGTCGAGGACGAAGGCCAGCGTCGGAGTGCCCGCGCCCGCCACCGCCTTCGCGCGCGCGTCCGCCACGTAGTCGAGGGCGTCCACCGCCCGCATGACGCGGGAGCGGGTCGCCGCGCTCACCGGGTACTCGCCGCCGAGCACCCGCGACACGGTGGACGCGGACACCCCGGCGCGGGCTGCGACGTCGCGGATCGTGTGCCGGCCCTGAACGTCGGCGGTCTTCCTGGTCATCCGCGCTGATCCTTCCACCCCACGGGCGGTGCCACAAGGCGCAGCAACCGGTTCCCGAAACGGGAGGCTAGCAGTGCCCTGCAGCCGGGTGGAAGAGCAGTGCGGTCAGGACCTCCCGGAAGCGTGTCCGCAGCCGCAACTATCGCCCCTCTCCCGTTCGTTGACCGCGCCGGGTGAGGGGTTCTAGCGTAGGAACCGGTTTCTATACCTGCTGTGCGAGCCGACCCGGAAGGCCCCTCCCTTGTCCGATCCCCAGTCCGGCGACCGCCCGAAAGCGCTGTTCGCCATGGGCGCCGCCACCCTGCCGTACGCCTTCCCGCCCCCGGTGATGGCCAGGCTGCGTACGGCCGTCGACATCGACCCCGGTCTGCTGGCGGAGAACTTCACGGACCCCCGGGTGCGCGAGGAGCTGGCCCGCACCGAGATCCTCGTCACCGGCTGGGGCTGCCCGCCGCTCGACGACTCCGTACTCGCCGCAGCGCCCCGGCTCCGCGCGGTGCTGCATGCGGCAGGATCGGTCAAGACCCTGATCACCGAGGCCTGTTGGCGGCGCGGGCTGCTGGTCTCCTCGGCCGCGGCGGCCAATGCGCTGCCGGTCGCCGAGTACACCCTCGGCATGATTCTCCTCGCGGGGAAGGACCTCTTCGCCCAGCGCGAGAGCTACCGCACGGCCCGCACGTTCGAACTCGGCGGGATCGTCCCCTCCATCGGCAACTTCGGCCGTCGCATCGGCATCGTCGGCGCCTCGCGCATCGGCCGCCGCGTCATCGAGCTCCTGCGCCCCTTCGACTTCGAGGTCTCGCTCACCGATCCGTACGTGGACGAGGCGCAGGCCGCGGCGCTCGGCGTACGACTGCGCGGTCTGTACGGGGCGGACGGGCTGCTCGCCACCAGTGACATCGTCACCGTGCACGCCCCGGAGACCCCGGAGACCCACCGGCTGATCGGCCGCCGGGAGCTGGCGCTGATGCCCGACGGGGCGGTCCTGATCAACACCGCACGCGGCAGTCTCGTCGACACCGAGGCGCTGGCCGACGAGGCGCGGACGGGCCGTGTCCGCGCGATTCTCGACGTCACCGACCCCGAACCGCTGCCCGCCCTGTCCCCGCTCTACGACCTCCCCGACATCTACCTCACCCCTCATGTCGCGGGCTCGCAGGGCAATGAGATCGCCCGACTCGGCCTGGCCGTGGCCGCGGAGGCGGAGCGCCTCGCGGCGGGGCTGCCGCTGGCGCACGCCGTCGATCACGCGGCCCTGGAGCGGGCCGCGTGATCGGGGGGCTCAGGTGACGGAGAACCCGCCGTCCGCGAAGAGCGTCTGCCCGGTGACGTAGCAGGCGGCGTCGCTCGCCAGGAACACCGCCGCTCCGCCGAAGTCCTCGGGCTCGCCGTTGCGGCCGGTCATCGTGCGGGCCGCCAGGGCCTTCGGGCGGTCCGGGTCGGAGAAGACCGGCTCCGTGAGCGGGGTGTGGACGAAGCCGGGGCCGATCGCGTTGACGCAGACGCCGTGCCGCGACCAGGCCTCCGCCTGGGAGCGGGTCAGCGCGCAGATCGCCGCCTTGGAGACGCCGTACGCGCCACTGTTGCCGAAGGCGCGGATCGACTGCTGCGAGGCCAGGTGGATGATCCGGCCCCAGCCGCGCGCCGCCATGGCCGGACCGAACCGCTGGCCCAGGAGGAACGGGGCGGTGAGGTTGACCTCCAGGGTGGCGTCCCAGACGTCCTCGCCGAGGTCGTCGAGCGGCGGCCGGGGGTTGATGCCCGCCGAGGTGACGAGGATGTCGGGGGCGCCGAAGCGCGACTCCATCTCGTCGGCGGCGGCGTGGAGTTCGGTGCGCGAGCCGAGGTCGGCGGTGATCCAGGAGACGTCGGCGGGCTTCAGCTCGTCCGCGGCCGCCCGGAGCCGGTCCTCGTTGCGGGCCAGGAGGACCACCCGGGCGCCGGCCCCCGCCAGCGCCCGTGCGATGCCCAGGCCGATGCCCGAGCTCCCGCCGGTGATCAGTGCCGTACGGCCGTCGAGGCCGAACGTGCGCTCCAGGAAAGTCGATCGTGTGTCCATGAACGCAGCATGTCAGGAGGG
The sequence above is drawn from the Streptomyces sp. NBC_01465 genome and encodes:
- a CDS encoding ABC transporter substrate-binding protein, with protein sequence MNFTSSRSKLVRAAATGLALTGLLSACGGSGSGDKASSGSGGPVTLPFWGWANGQPEVVKAFNAAHKDIRLKYTKVTDQLTMQKQLANAVKAGNAPCLVQNTAEYVTTLVSQGALADITPYVSSAKSTFNAGSWASAQVQGKSYGVPTSSAPAFTILRTDLFTKYGLKAPATWDDFIAAGKVLKKHGIHLTNYAGEDPSTLEVLAMQAGAHWYAIDGDSWKVNFQDPGTLKAAQVIQEIVDNDLDSTLSFADYAAVQRNYDTGGTATRQISTWQMAGMVQNFTKSNGKWALSPWPTFTGEAAKTPAGTNQSGGVTLVTKQCKNQKQAAEAALWMSTDTGAVGTMANPETGNGVMPALADSQSYVDKAISAKLLGPNYEPAKKTVTDSLPTVTTDWTFGPNWTAMFTELATGWAKVVSKEQKVTDLLAHMQEWTVKDLKSRGISVEG
- a CDS encoding alginate lyase family protein, whose protein sequence is MTPPLGRRALLQSSTALLLAAGTNSLFVPAARAAQQADSEGEFTFSHPGLLHTAADLARMRTAVAAQESPVYDGYLALAAHARSSAAYPVQNTGQITSWGRGPSNFMSQAVADSAAAYQNALMWCITGERAHADKARDLLNAWSASLTAITGADGPLGAGLQAFKFVNAAELLRHTGYDGWADADVARCEESFLRVWYPAVSGYMLYANGNWDLTAVQTVLAIGVFCEQRTLFEDALRYAAAGAGDGSVPHRIVTDAGQGQESGRDQGHEQLAVGLLTDAAQVAWAQGVDLYGHLDNRILANVEYAARYNLGGDVPFVPDLDRTGKYIKTAVSATSRGSIPPVYEMAYAHYAGVRGLEAPATRQLLFRGADGARAVEGSNDDLPSFGTLAYAGAVRAPAAPTAPAGLSATGTRDAVTVSWLPTAWADTYTVWRASDPQGPYERLESGVEGTSYADRSVRAGRTYHYTVSAVNSLSQSPSSAVISAGAGLPGRWESHNVGDVRREGAALFDGERFVLEAGGADIGSTSDAFRFVHLPLHGDGTVTARLVQPLSSQYSKAGVMIRGSLAAGAPHASMLIQGLPLHTWSGVWTVRSAPSAATTGSGSTPVPPAQQQAITTAASFPISDLGTLPGSATPLSAPYVEGAGDGYRLRAPYWVRVTRKGSRFTGEISPDGVYWTQVGSTEVELGRSVYAGLAFTSCLGVDQAYAETGTAAFDNVIVTGWSAGRPFRTASDLTAVTGADAVELAWTDPDPSARYTLLRATRPDGPYRTLATGIGPVGLGTRLRYADATGTPGETYHYTVAKTNTVGSGPRSRSAAAPMPTPAAPLLTSHGTAYANTGDAFRHQLRASHEPVRFTASGLPRGLRLNRRTGLISGTPAETGTFPVTTTAGNAAGDATGALALTVGAPPPAPWTYGDLGDPAADERTLGTLGVVAIRTPGSTSYENGTFTVRGAGVDLNTNGQAMTGQFVRRPVTGDCELTARLVSRTGAPADRVGLLMAKSLSPFDQAAGVIVAGGTAAQLMLRTKVAGASAFTGSATVAAPCLLRLRRTGAAFTAYVSADDGATWTQVAAGEIPGFGDAPYDVGLVVCSRSPLTLATTVFGEVTVTPLP
- a CDS encoding carbohydrate ABC transporter permease; translated protein: MIRSQRWKGAAFTVPFQLGFLFIYAVPIGYAVYESLFREQQSGLGLGGATTKFTGLANYQQGLTDSAFMGSVLRVVLFACVQIPVMLAISLLLALFLDALTSRAASRLRILLLVPYMIPGVVAAVVWVNLYSPDVGPLTSLGRLFGASWDFFAPSMVWPSIGNLLTWHGIGYNMVIIYAALQSVPRELFEAARLDGASEKRIALSIKIPHVRGALVLTGLLSIIQMLQIFNEPALFRNVTPQTVSDAFTPIMVIYNQAFNANNYHYAAALSVLLALILGIASFLFYRLTSKETD
- a CDS encoding glycosyl hydrolase family 28 protein; this translates as MSVPQNPTRRRTLQAAGATVLAAGLSGLTARTAAAEPAGGHHTPVPKLVTYPRPSTMPTNTSFKVRVRSVPDGEWQTLDIWRPQLEEINADTGSGKVYNSSMVYFDFRGPVELEIIYVPGGTTKARVRPDALGITPELLGDTMRFTLETPKDIVVQVNDLVFDCLHIITNRVDPHPPAADDPDVIYFGPGEHTVPGNVLTVPSGKTVHLAGGAVLKAQVFFKNVEKAALTGHGMLNAGPGGILCEGSKNIRVRDVIIMNPNGYAGTFGMSENVHVTKARSFSSKGNGDGFDVFSSTDITFDGCFMRNSDDCFAIYCHRWDYYGDTRDITIKNCTLWADVAHPINVGTHGNSDNPETIENLVIQNLDILDHREPQLNYQGCIALNVGDSNLLKTVRIEDIRIEDFRWGQVIYMKVMYNTKYNTSVGRGISDVYVKNLSYTGTHAQPSLFLGYDADHAIDGVTFENLVINGTVVADTMKKPTWYYTTDTVQWYANEHVTHLKFLTTAEAAAL
- a CDS encoding hydroxyacid dehydrogenase, whose product is MGAATLPYAFPPPVMARLRTAVDIDPGLLAENFTDPRVREELARTEILVTGWGCPPLDDSVLAAAPRLRAVLHAAGSVKTLITEACWRRGLLVSSAAAANALPVAEYTLGMILLAGKDLFAQRESYRTARTFELGGIVPSIGNFGRRIGIVGASRIGRRVIELLRPFDFEVSLTDPYVDEAQAAALGVRLRGLYGADGLLATSDIVTVHAPETPETHRLIGRRELALMPDGAVLINTARGSLVDTEALADEARTGRVRAILDVTDPEPLPALSPLYDLPDIYLTPHVAGSQGNEIARLGLAVAAEAERLAAGLPLAHAVDHAALERAA
- a CDS encoding alginate lyase family protein codes for the protein MNQPSPHPTHRKTVLSRRGLLKTAGGLTAALAAGSATTALTSATADAAPTTWTHPGMLHNAGDINRAKVRVAAGTEPWLSGWNVLTANAHSASTWTPSPKETVIRGGTGENYASLYNDIAAAYQNALRWKVAGTEANAQCAATILNAWSSTLTSVTGNADRFLAAGIYGWEFANAAELMRDYDGFDLAAFQTMMTNVFYPLNNQFLTGHNDACITNYWANWDLCNMASIMAIGILCEDSAKYDQAVTYFKSGAGNGALAKAVPFLYTDDDDGYALGQWQESGRDQGHTMMGMGQIGAICEMAWNQGDDLYSYDDRRVMKAAQYVAKYNLGNDVPYTTYSWGTGQNCAYSEQTVISSASRGQVRPVWALLHFHYNRRLNLDDKYISQMYYSLAPEGGGGNYGSTSGGYDQLGFGTLMYAK
- a CDS encoding LacI family DNA-binding transcriptional regulator: MTRKTADVQGRHTIRDVAARAGVSASTVSRVLGGEYPVSAATRSRVMRAVDALDYVADARAKAVAGAGTPTLAFVLDDITGPSFAQMAQGVEREARKMGHLCLVCSTDGDADEQLAFTEMMRAQRAAAVILVGGAHSTPSYEERTARTAHALHSSGSRLVLCGRPPLAEKVPATVIEYDNEGGAHALCAYLLGQGHRRILLLGGAPDNTTLQGRERGYTSAHRAVGIEPDPALRLPGDFTRDSGHRLMRQAIERGLEFSAVFATTDMVAAGALTALHEAGLSVPGDVSLAGYDDIAFTRDLHPPLTTVHVPYEELGRLAVRTALNRDADGGAEHLLLGTHVVVRESTARFTG